The sequence GGCTTCATCCGCGACTATCCCATCCTGCTCCTCGATGAGCCCACGGCTTCCCTGGACGGAGAGAACCGAAGCACCGTCGTGGACATGATTCTCGAAGCCAAGAAACGAGGCGCGGCAGTGGTGGGCATCTTTCATGACGACGACGTGCGCGGGCGGGTCGCCAACCGCTGCCTGCTGCTGAACAGACCGGAGTAAGCCATGAGTGAAATGATCCTTGCCAACGCCCGCATCGTCCTTGAGGGCGAGACTGTCCTCGGTGCCGTGAGCGTCCGTGACGGCCTGATCCACGATGTCTCCCCCGGCGCGAACGCTTGTTCCGACGCCGTCGATTTCGGTGGCGACCTGCTCATCCCCGGACTGGTCGAGCTGCACACCGACAACCTCGAAAAGCTGCTCGTTCCCCGGCCCGGCGTGCTCTGGCCCTCGGCCCGCGCCGCGCTGCTGGCCCACGACGCGCAGCTCATCAGCGCCGGTATCACCACCGTTCTCGACGCACTTTCCTGCGGGCAATACTACGAGAAAAGCGACCGTCGCACCATGCTCGACCTGACCCTGACCGCCCTGGATGAGTTGCGGCCTACCGGCTTCCTGCGCGCCGAGCATTTCCTGCACGTGCGCTGCGAAATCTCCGACCCTGACATGCCGCGCCTCTTCGAACCCTTCCGAAACATGGACGACGTGCACCTTGTGTCCCTCATGGACCACACCCCCGGCCAGCGCCAGTTTGTCGACACGGACGCCTATCGCACGTATTACAGCAAGGACCGGCAGTGGTCGGACCAGGAATTCGAGGCCGAATTGACCCGCATGCAGGAGGCGCAGACCCGGTTCGCCGGAGCCCACGCCGAGGACATCCTGAGCTGGTGCCAGGCTCGCGGCGTTCCCGTGGCCAGCCACGACGACGCCACGCCCAGTCACGTGGACTGGGCCCACGGCCAGGGCATCGTCATCAGTGAATTTCCGACCACCATGGACGCCGCGCGCCGCGCCTGCGAACTGGGACTTTTGACCCTAATGGGCTCGCCCAACGTGGTTCGAAACGGCTCCCATTCCGGCAACGTGTCCGTGCGCGAAGTGGCCAAGGCCGGACTCCTGGGTGGCCTGTCCTCGGATTACGTCCCGGGGAGCCTCCTGCACGCCGCCTGGATCCTGCACGCCGAAGTGGATCTGCCCCTGCACGAGGCCATGGCCCTGGTCACGCTCAACCCTGCCCGCGCCCTGGGCCTTCATGACCGAGGACGCATCGAACCCGGCCTCAAAGCCGACCTCGTGCGCGTCCACATCGACCGCGACCTGCCGGTGGTACGCCGGGTCTGGCGGGATGGGGGGCGGGTGTATTGATGGTGTAACGGATTCCAGGGTGCGATACATCGTAGGGGCGAAAATTTTTTCGCCCCAACCCATGGAATCACGAAAATTTTCCGCCAACAACGACCACGGCGGAACGCCCGTAGGGGCAGGCCCCCGTGCCTGCCCAATTTTTGGCGCACGGGAAGGATGACCACATAGGGCCGGAAGAAGGGCGGCCACGCAGGGCCGCCCCTACGATGTCGATATCATGGCGTTGATCCGGTACCGGAATCCGGGGGCGACACGTTGTAGGGGCGAAAAATTTTTCGTCCCTACGGATAACATGGGAAAATTTTTTATTGTTCTGCAACAGGATTCTTATGTCAAAACTGATCTACATCATGGGGCCTTCAGGCTCCGGCAAGGACTCTCTCATGGCCGAGGCCCGTCTGCGGCTTGCCGCCGAAGCTCCCGTCGTCTTCGCGCATCGCTACATCACTCGTCCGGCAGATGCGGGCGGGGAGAATCATGTCGCCCTGAGCCGGGCCGAATTTCAGCTTCGCCTGTCGCGCGGCCTTTTCGCCCTGTCCTGGGAAAGCCACGGTTTTGCGTACGGCATTGGCCGGGAAATCGACATCTGGATGGAGTCGGGATTGAGTGTGGTTGTGAACGGTTCGCGCGGGGCGTTGTCTGCGGCGCTTCAAGCCTACCCGGAGCTGCTGCCCGTGCTGATCGATGTGCCCGAGCACATTTTGCGGGAACGGTTGGGCGCGCGAGGCCGCGAAGATGCCGGGGAAATCGAGGCCCGGCTGGTGCGGGCGCGCATGGCCGTGGTCGAAGCGCCCGAGCTGGTGCGTTTCGACAACTCCGGCCCCTTGGCCGAACGTGGCCAAGCCCTGGCCGGACTGATTCTTGAAACCACCATAAGCGGCAGGAAATCATGACCATGCTCTCCCCTGAACCGACCATCCACCCCACGGCCATCGTCGTTGACAGCACCCTTGGCGCATGGACCGAGATCGGCCCGCAGACGGAGATCATTTCCTCCACCGTAGGCGACTATTCCTACCTGTGCGACCGCTGCCACGTCATGTACACGCAGGTCGGCAAGTTCTGCTCCATCGCCAACCACGCCCGCCTGAATCCGAGCAACCATCCGACCTGGCGAGCCACCCAGCACCACTTCACCTATCGCAGTTCCAAATTCGGCATGGGCCCAGATGATGACGAGTTCTTCGCCTGGCGCAAGGAACACCCCGTGGTGCTCGGGCATGACGTCTGGATCGGACACGGAGCCCTGATCATGCCCGGCGTGACCGTGGGCACGGGGGCGGTGGTGGCCTCGGGCGCGGTGGTGACCAAGGATGTGCCGGACTACGCCATCGTGGCCGGAATCCCGGCCAAGCCCATCAAGTACCGCTTTCCCCGCGAGATTCAGGGAAAACTCCTGACCCTGGCCTGGTGGGATTGGAAACATGAACGGCTGACGGCGGCCTTAAGGGATTTTCGGGAATTGGGTGTTGAAGCTTTTATCGAAAAGTACGCGGGGTGAGAGGGGAAGAGGCATGGATGCTCTCTTTGCCGGTCATTCCTTTCCAAGGGCCTCCAAATCGGCGAGATCCTTCTTTCTTCCGGATGCTCTCTTGTTTTGAATGTATTGATTGAGACCTATGAAATACACCCGAACATCACCGTATTTTCCTTCTTCACGGTTGTTATATGCATCTTCCCAGGAAACTCCGGATATGGATGTCATGATGTCAACCCGGACTGGAGGATAGCCCAGCTGAATAATATTGTTTGTATTTGTAAAATCTTCCAATTTAAGGCCGGCTGAACCGAATCCAAAGTCGCTCAGAGCCTTTAAGATAAGGGACGCGTTCTTTGAATCTGATTTGACGAATATGTCGATATCTCCTGTATATCTCGGTGCGCCGAAATATGCCAGCGCGTATCCGCCGACTATGAGATATTGCACATCATGGGCGTTGAATAATTCGAGCAACTCTTTGAAGTCGTTCTGTAGTTCCATGCGCTTGTCTCCTTAAAAATTCAACTGCCGACAACCTTTCCTCTTGAGTTCTGCTCAGCCAATATTTCAGATCATCCATCAAATTGTCGTCTTTGATATTCTTTATCTGTACAATTTTCTTTATCATACTTTTCTTTTGAGCTGACGTTTCAGAGGGATCTGTAGATATCACACCTATGCCCGATTTTCACGACCATGACGACGAGCTCCTGATCCTTGATTTCATAGACGATTCGATATGTTCCCTGTCTCACCCGGAATCGCTCCTGGCCGGACAGTTTTTCGCTGCCGCTTGGCCTGGGATCATCCGCGAGTCCTTCGATGCGTTTCAAAATACTCTGCACATCACGTTTGGGGATCTGACGCAAATCCTTGGCCACGGACGCTTTGAAGCTCAGACTATATTTTGTCATGAGCCTTGAGGTCGTTCAAGAGTTCTTCATAGCTCATGACCGGTTCCGCCAGACGGTGCTCGAACGCCGCCAGATCCTCCTGGTCTTCGGCCAGGGCCGCCCGGACGGCGTCGTTGACGAGATCGGAGAGCGAACGGTTGGAATGTACGGCTTTAAGGCGCAGGGCCGCGTGCAGTTGCGGGTCGAAATAGATGGTGGATCGTTTTGTTGCTTCGGACATGGTGGTCACCTCAGTAAATCATCATGTCGTCATAATGTCATGACGTCAAGGGCGTGCGTGTAGTGCTGGGCTTGCGATGAACACTGTTACCGAAGGAAAAGCCGATCAGCCTTTCAGTTGGAGTGGGAAACGCCGCAAAACGGTAAAGGGTTCTTGTAAACATGCTTGACGAAACACGCAGATCTCCCGCACCGGGACGGGCCTGTGCAGTACGGGGGCGAGGAGGGGGATGAGCGCGGTGTGGAGGCGTTCGCGCTCGCCTGGGTCGTGGATGCTGCCGGTCAGGGTCAGGTGGAAGCGCATTTCTTCCAGTACGTAGGGGTAACCCCAGAGTCCGAGCAGGCGCTCCTGGTTCGGGGTCAGGCCTTTGGCGCGGCGACGGGCGAGCTCCTCGGGGTGGGGAGGGCGGCGAAAAGGGTCCGGGACCGTGACGCAGATGCGGGCCAGGTCTTCCAGTTCCGGGCATGGCGCGGTCGGGGTCAGGGCGAGGAAGGAGCCGATGCGTGCAAGCTCAAGTCCGGGCAGGTCGAATGATCGCATCCTTGAGGCGATCATGGCCGTGTTTTCCAGCAATTCCGTTTCATCATGCGACTCGGCCAGAAAGAAGGGCGGCTTCAAGGTGGCGTGCAACCCGTAGTGCCTGGGCGAGGCGGTCAGCTCGGCCAATCGCGCGGGCTCGATGCCCGGGATGGATGGCTGCTTCAGGGCAGCTCCCGTGCGTGCGCAGCGGCCCAGGATGGCCGAGCAGACGCTTTCGAGTTCGGACCCTTCAGACGGCGCGAAGTATATGGCGTAACGTGCTTCGGACATGTTCACATCATGCGGATCGAGATTGTTTCGTTATCATAACTTTCCCCAATTGATGAGGTGCAGGGGGCGCGCCCCCTGCCCGCCGGAGGCATGCCTTCAGTCTTACATCACCTGCCTGCCTTCGCGCCACACTGCAACAACCACGGGCACGTCGTCCACCATCCTGACGCGCAGGAGATCGGCGCGTTTGCCGGGGAGCAGTTTGCCCCGGTCGCTAAGCCCCAGGGCGCGGGCCGGATTGGCGGTGACGGTGGCCAGGGCCTCGTGCAGGGGCATGCCCAGGCGCTGGGCCATGACAAAGGGCGCCTGCAGGAGGCTGGCCGGCATGTAGTCGGAAGAGAGAATGTCCACCAAGCCGTCGGCGGCCAGTGCCAGGGCCGAGATGTTGCCCGAGTGGGACTCTCCGCGCACCACATTGGGAGCGCCGAGGACCGTGGCCAGGCCAAGTTCCCGCGCCTTGGACGCGGCCTCGCGGGTGGTGGGAAATTCGGCGATGCCCATGCCCAGGCGGGCTGTCTCTTCCACGTGTTCCACCGTGGTGTCGTCGTGGCTGGCCAGGGGCAGGCCCCGCTGTGCGCAGAGGCTCAAGATGCTGGTCCGATTCGGTTCGGCGTGGCTTTTCTGCACGGCGCGCAGGCGCTCGATCTCGGCCAGGAGTTCCTCGTCGGTCCATTTCTTGTCGGCGTGAAAGGAGCGGTACTTCTCCAGGTCGCTCCACTGCCGCTGGCCCGGGGTATGGTCCATGATGGACACCAGGCGCAGGAGGTGGTGGTCCATGACGGAGGAAAACATTTCCACCACGGCCCGGTCGGCCAGTTCGCAGCGGATGTGCAGCAGGTGTTCGGCGCGCAGCAGGTTGTTATTCCTGGCCAGGGCCAGAGCTTCCAGGGTGGCTGTGAAAATTTCGCGGCGCATGCGCTTGGCGCTGAATTCGCCCGCGCTGACCGCGTCGAGGACCGTGGTGATCCCGGCGCCGACCATGTGGGTGTCGTGGGCCATGATGGCCGTGAGGCTGGTCGGCCAGCGCACCCCGGAGCGGGGCAGGAAGTGCTTCTCGATGTTGTCGGTGTGAATCTCGACCAGGCCGGGCAGCAGGTAGTCATCCCCGAAATCGAGAGCTTCGGGGATGGCCGTGGGCGAGTCGATTTCTGTTATGAGACCGTGCCCGGCCCTCAGAGATCCGTAGACAACACCGTCTGGCGTGACCAAACGGGCATTGGTGCAGCAGAAAGATGGCATGATGGTGTCCGGTTCAGACAAAGAGTTTGCGCAGGCGCTGGGAAACAAGGTCGATGGCGGTCACGGAGATGATGATGAGGATCATGATGGCGCAGGTCTGGGCGAAATAGAAGCCGCGGATCATCTCCCACAGAACGACGCCGATGCCGCCCGCCCCGACGATGCCGAGCACCGTGGCCGAGCGCACGTTGGATTCGAAGCGGTACAGGGAATAGGAGATCCACAAGGGGAGCACCTGCGGGATGACGCCGAAGATGACTTCTTCGATCACGGTCGCGCCCGTCGCGCGGATTCCTTCCACTGGCTGGGGGTCGATGGCTTCCACGGCCTCGGAAAAAAGCTTGGCCAGCACGCCGGTGGTGTGCACCCAGAGCGCCAGCACACCGGCAAAGGGCCCCAGACCCACGGAGACCACGAAGAGCATGGCGAAGACCACTTCGTTGATGGCCCGGCATGCGTCCATGACGCGGCGGACGGGTTGGTAGATCCACCAGGGCGCGATGTTTTCGGAACTGAGAATGCCAAAGGGCACTGCGCAGATCACGGCCAGGAACGTGCCCCAGACTGCGAGGTGGAAGGTTACGATGATCTCATCGAGGTAGAGTCTCCATTCGGAAAAATTTGGCGGAAAAAAATCACCCGCCAAGGTGGCCATGTTACCTGAGTCTTTGATCAGGTCCATGGGGCGCATGTCCGCGCCTCCCCAGGACCAGGCCAGAATGGCCATGACAATGGCCCAGCCCGTCAGTTTGGTCAGGGACGACTGCACGCTGCGGGGTGGGCGATTATCGACAAGAATCGTGTTCTGAGCTGTCATGAATGCATCCTTGGATGCGGCCGGCTTGTTATGTCCGGCCGCATAGCGTGGCAGAGATGTCTAGATTTTGGCTTTGATGGCGTCGAGCTTGGCGTCGATTTCCGCGAGGGTCTTGGTCTTTTCTTCGGCGGATATGGCCGTATCGCCTTCAACCTTGACGCGCTTCTTGAAGAGTTCGAGCTGGCGGATGGGGAGAAGCTGGTCGTTGTTGGATTCCTTGAACGGAGCCCAGCCCAGGGCCTTCAGCACGGCGACTTCGCTTTCCTTGCCGGTGGTGCCGTAGGTCATGAGAAAATTCTTGAGCTTGGCCTTGGTGGCTTCGGGCAGATCCTTGCGCCAGACCAGCGGATCGCTGGGGATGAGCGGGGAGGTCCACACGACCTTGATCAGGCCGCGCTTGTCGGGGTGGGTCACGTTCAGTCGAGCCAGGTTTTCGCTGTTGTTGGTGGCCACATCGACCTGCTTGTTGGCCACGCTCAAGGCGTTGGTCTCGTGGTTCGCGGAAACCACGTTCTTGAAGATCTTCTTGGGATCGACCTTGTTCACCGCGAACACGTAGTAGCTGGGCACGAGAAAGCCGGAGGTGGAGTTGGGGTCGCCGTTGCCAAAAGAGAGGGAAGCGGCGTTCTTGAGCACGTCTTCCAGTGAGTTCAGCGGGGAATCCTTGTGCACGATGAGGTGGGAATAGTATCCGGCTTCTCCGTCGGCGGGCACGGTCTGGGCGAAGATTTGACCATCGGCGCGGTCCACGGCTTCCATGGCGCTTTTGTTGCCGTACCAGGCCACCTGCACCTTGTTGAAGCGCATGCCTTCGATGATTCCGGCATAGTCGGAGGCGAAGAACGCGTTGATTTTTAGTCCGGTGGCCTTTTCCATATCGGAAAGGAAAGGCTGCCAAATGGTTTTCAGGTTCATGGAAGCTTCGGTGGAAATGATGCCGAAGTTGATTTCTTTCATCTCGGCGGAAGCGGTCT is a genomic window of Desulfomicrobium baculatum DSM 4028 containing:
- a CDS encoding DapH/DapD/GlmU-related protein, whose protein sequence is MTMLSPEPTIHPTAIVVDSTLGAWTEIGPQTEIISSTVGDYSYLCDRCHVMYTQVGKFCSIANHARLNPSNHPTWRATQHHFTYRSSKFGMGPDDDEFFAWRKEHPVVLGHDVWIGHGALIMPGVTVGTGAVVASGAVVTKDVPDYAIVAGIPAKPIKYRFPREIQGKLLTLAWWDWKHERLTAALRDFRELGVEAFIEKYAG
- the phnD gene encoding phosphonate ABC transporter substrate-binding protein, with translation MFRKLCGLFILLAFFGVQTASAEMKEINFGIISTEASMNLKTIWQPFLSDMEKATGLKINAFFASDYAGIIEGMRFNKVQVAWYGNKSAMEAVDRADGQIFAQTVPADGEAGYYSHLIVHKDSPLNSLEDVLKNAASLSFGNGDPNSTSGFLVPSYYVFAVNKVDPKKIFKNVVSANHETNALSVANKQVDVATNNSENLARLNVTHPDKRGLIKVVWTSPLIPSDPLVWRKDLPEATKAKLKNFLMTYGTTGKESEVAVLKALGWAPFKESNNDQLLPIRQLELFKKRVKVEGDTAISAEEKTKTLAEIDAKLDAIKAKI
- a CDS encoding DUF1045 domain-containing protein; protein product: MSEARYAIYFAPSEGSELESVCSAILGRCARTGAALKQPSIPGIEPARLAELTASPRHYGLHATLKPPFFLAESHDETELLENTAMIASRMRSFDLPGLELARIGSFLALTPTAPCPELEDLARICVTVPDPFRRPPHPEELARRRAKGLTPNQERLLGLWGYPYVLEEMRFHLTLTGSIHDPGERERLHTALIPLLAPVLHRPVPVREICVFRQACLQEPFTVLRRFPLQLKG
- the phnE gene encoding phosphonate ABC transporter, permease protein PhnE; amino-acid sequence: MTAQNTILVDNRPPRSVQSSLTKLTGWAIVMAILAWSWGGADMRPMDLIKDSGNMATLAGDFFPPNFSEWRLYLDEIIVTFHLAVWGTFLAVICAVPFGILSSENIAPWWIYQPVRRVMDACRAINEVVFAMLFVVSVGLGPFAGVLALWVHTTGVLAKLFSEAVEAIDPQPVEGIRATGATVIEEVIFGVIPQVLPLWISYSLYRFESNVRSATVLGIVGAGGIGVVLWEMIRGFYFAQTCAIMILIIISVTAIDLVSQRLRKLFV
- a CDS encoding alpha-D-ribose 1-methylphosphonate 5-triphosphate diphosphatase is translated as MSEMILANARIVLEGETVLGAVSVRDGLIHDVSPGANACSDAVDFGGDLLIPGLVELHTDNLEKLLVPRPGVLWPSARAALLAHDAQLISAGITTVLDALSCGQYYEKSDRRTMLDLTLTALDELRPTGFLRAEHFLHVRCEISDPDMPRLFEPFRNMDDVHLVSLMDHTPGQRQFVDTDAYRTYYSKDRQWSDQEFEAELTRMQEAQTRFAGAHAEDILSWCQARGVPVASHDDATPSHVDWAHGQGIVISEFPTTMDAARRACELGLLTLMGSPNVVRNGSHSGNVSVREVAKAGLLGGLSSDYVPGSLLHAAWILHAEVDLPLHEAMALVTLNPARALGLHDRGRIEPGLKADLVRVHIDRDLPVVRRVWRDGGRVY
- a CDS encoding type II toxin-antitoxin system RelE family toxin — its product is MTKYSLSFKASVAKDLRQIPKRDVQSILKRIEGLADDPRPSGSEKLSGQERFRVRQGTYRIVYEIKDQELVVMVVKIGHRCDIYRSL
- a CDS encoding alpha-D-ribose 1-methylphosphonate 5-triphosphate diphosphatase; the protein is MPSFCCTNARLVTPDGVVYGSLRAGHGLITEIDSPTAIPEALDFGDDYLLPGLVEIHTDNIEKHFLPRSGVRWPTSLTAIMAHDTHMVGAGITTVLDAVSAGEFSAKRMRREIFTATLEALALARNNNLLRAEHLLHIRCELADRAVVEMFSSVMDHHLLRLVSIMDHTPGQRQWSDLEKYRSFHADKKWTDEELLAEIERLRAVQKSHAEPNRTSILSLCAQRGLPLASHDDTTVEHVEETARLGMGIAEFPTTREAASKARELGLATVLGAPNVVRGESHSGNISALALAADGLVDILSSDYMPASLLQAPFVMAQRLGMPLHEALATVTANPARALGLSDRGKLLPGKRADLLRVRMVDDVPVVVAVWREGRQVM
- the phnN gene encoding phosphonate metabolism protein/1,5-bisphosphokinase (PRPP-forming) PhnN, translating into MSKLIYIMGPSGSGKDSLMAEARLRLAAEAPVVFAHRYITRPADAGGENHVALSRAEFQLRLSRGLFALSWESHGFAYGIGREIDIWMESGLSVVVNGSRGALSAALQAYPELLPVLIDVPEHILRERLGARGREDAGEIEARLVRARMAVVEAPELVRFDNSGPLAERGQALAGLILETTISGRKS
- a CDS encoding nucleotidyl transferase AbiEii/AbiGii toxin family protein, producing MELQNDFKELLELFNAHDVQYLIVGGYALAYFGAPRYTGDIDIFVKSDSKNASLILKALSDFGFGSAGLKLEDFTNTNNIIQLGYPPVRVDIMTSISGVSWEDAYNNREEGKYGDVRVYFIGLNQYIQNKRASGRKKDLADLEALGKE